In the Macrobrachium rosenbergii isolate ZJJX-2024 chromosome 23, ASM4041242v1, whole genome shotgun sequence genome, one interval contains:
- the LOC136851254 gene encoding uncharacterized protein — protein sequence MASKMIAAFLLLGLCIATLGQQHFRTSHFRPDNVGRRPGAIREDLKPVGPGGIQQDLKPVGPGGIQQDLKPVGPGGIQQDLKPVGASR from the exons ATGGCATCCAAAATGATTGCAGCATTTCTTCTCCTTG GCTTGTGTATTGCAACACTTGGGCAACAGCACTTCAGAACTTCCCACTTCAGACCCGATAATGTTGGAAGACGTCCTGGTGCAATAAGAGAAGATCTTAAGCCAGTGGGACCTGGTGGGATACAACAGGACCTCAAACCAGTAGGACCTGGTGGAATACAACAGGACCTCAAACCAGTAGGACCTGGTGGAATACAACAGGACCTTAAACCTGTTGGAGCTTCTCGTTAG